One region of Populus trichocarpa isolate Nisqually-1 chromosome 4, P.trichocarpa_v4.1, whole genome shotgun sequence genomic DNA includes:
- the LOC127905217 gene encoding uncharacterized protein LOC127905217, producing MELAPSFFNGSWKRYWRRKRYQRLDGAITARKNTNVARFGGSPRRTWKIKAVPKLRILKNIASPTKLLRKLKNAYISMILSVAGNADGTHVFGDKRVPRGRQVKAAYPSEAFEKRLVYEIYKNLLATRELSTM from the coding sequence ATGGAACTAGCTCCTAGCTTCTTTAATGGTTCCTGGAAGAGATACTGGAGAAGAAAGCGATACCAGCGACTCGACGGTGCGATCACAGCCCGAAAGAACACGAACGTAGCAAGATTTGGAGGCAGCCCACGAAGGACATGGAAGATAAAAGCAGTGCCCAAGTTACGAATCTTAAAGAATATTGCTTCTCCAACTAAGCTGTTGAGGAAGCTCAAGAATGCTTATATTAGCATGATCCTTAGCGTTGCTGGTAATGCCGATGGAACGCATGTTTTTGGAGACAAAAGGGTTCCGAGAGGGAGGCAAGTTAAAGCTGCTTACCCGAGTGAAGCTTTTGAGAAACGATTGGTCTATGAGATTTATAAGAATCTGCTTGCGACTAGAGAATTATCTACAATGTAG
- the LOC7456841 gene encoding uncharacterized protein LOC7456841 isoform X1, which translates to MAEPKGDPKSPSSSAEKDVKAEPNVMEKELEAMTHSGKSPHHHQETHGRSDDIDEDTPIDEIKGPGVFGRIKEEIEALVGAIHSKKDKSDQSSS; encoded by the exons ATGGCAGAACCAAAAGGAGACCCAAAAAGTCCATCATCATCAG CAGAAAAGGATGTAAAAGCAGAACCAAATGTGATGGAAAAGGAGTTAGAAGCAATGACTCATAGTGGAAAATCTCCACACCATCATCAAGAAACGCACGGAAGAAGTGATGATATTGATGAGGATACTCcgattgatgaaattaaaggaCCAGGTGTGTTTGGACGAATCAAGGAAGAGATCGAGGCCCTTGTTGGGGCAATTCATTCTAAGAAGGACAAGAGTGACCAATCATCTTCTTAG
- the LOC7456841 gene encoding uncharacterized protein LOC7456841 isoform X2 codes for MAEPKGDPKSPSSSEKDVKAEPNVMEKELEAMTHSGKSPHHHQETHGRSDDIDEDTPIDEIKGPGVFGRIKEEIEALVGAIHSKKDKSDQSSS; via the exons ATGGCAGAACCAAAAGGAGACCCAAAAAGTCCATCATCATCAG AAAAGGATGTAAAAGCAGAACCAAATGTGATGGAAAAGGAGTTAGAAGCAATGACTCATAGTGGAAAATCTCCACACCATCATCAAGAAACGCACGGAAGAAGTGATGATATTGATGAGGATACTCcgattgatgaaattaaaggaCCAGGTGTGTTTGGACGAATCAAGGAAGAGATCGAGGCCCTTGTTGGGGCAATTCATTCTAAGAAGGACAAGAGTGACCAATCATCTTCTTAG
- the LOC7477450 gene encoding lipid phosphate phosphatase 2 isoform X3, which yields MTTMPLWDYGSLSCFKNFKSIFQDATVNRLEINANTCQSFSPIDLPLLENTSEEVKEVQMREVRLGSGTHTVRSHGATVAKTHMHDWLMVVLLVVIEVILYLTPPFYRYVGKDMMTDLRYPLLDNTVPAWAVPMYAVLLPVVIFLVVYYRRRDVYDLHHAILAGLLFSILVTAVITDSIKNAVGRPRPDFFWRCFPDGKDVYDHLGNVICHGEKSIIKEGHKSFPSGHTSCSFAGLGFLSLYLSGKLKAFDCKGHVAKLCIVFLPILAACLVAISRVDDYWHHWQDVFAGGLLGLVVATFCYLQFFPPPYHPQGWGPYAYFQERESRASAQADATVNPLNAWPMDSHVENQGDDKNGFLGLNLAGDLTTTVEDVESGRR from the exons GATGCGACAGTCAACAGGCTGGAGATTAATGCAAATACTTGTCAGTCATTTTCACCAATTGACCTTCCACTATTAGAGAACACGAGCGAAGAG GTGAAGGAGGTCCAGATGAGGGAGGTCCGACTTGGTTCTGGTACACATACTGTGAGGTCCCATGGAGCTACAGTTGCAAAGACACACATGCATGATTGGCTCATGGTTGTGCTTCTTGTCGTGATAGAGGTCATCCTCTATCTTACACCTCCATTTTACCGATATGTTGGGAAGGATATGATGACAGATCTTAGATATCCTTTGTTAGATAATACAGTGCCTGCTTGGGCTGTCCCG ATGTATGCTGTTCTTTTGCCTGTGGTGATATTCCTTGTCGTCTACTATCGTAGGAGAGACGTCTATGATCTTCATCACGCCATACTTG CAGGCCTCTTATTCTCCATTCTAGTGACAGCTGTCATTacagattcaataaaaaatgcagTTGGTCGGCCTCGACCTGATTTCTTTTGGCGTTGTTTTCCTGATGGAAAGGAT GTTTATGATCACTTGGGAAATGTGATATGTCATGGTGAGAAAAGTATCATAAAGGAAGGGCATAAGAGTTTTCCCAGCGGGCACACTTCCT GTTCCTTCGCTGGTCTGGGTTTCCTATCACTCTACTTATCTGGAAAACTAAAAGCATTTGACTGTAAGGGCCATGTTGCAAAACTATGCATTGTCTTCTTACCAATACTAGCTGCATGTCTTGTTGCCATTTCCCGAGTGGACGACTACTGGCATCATTGGCAGGATGTCTTTGCAGGAGGTCTCTTAG GACTTGTGGTCGCTACATTTTGCTATTTGCAATTCTTCCCCCCACCATATCATCCTCAAG GTTGGGGACCTTATGCTTACTTTCAGGAACGTGAGTCACGTGCCAGTGCACAAGCAGATGCTACTGTAAATCCACTCAATGCATGGCCAATGGATTCGCATGTTGAGAACCAGGGAGATGATAAAAATGGATTCTTAGGGCTAAATCTTGCAGGTGACTTGACTACGACTGTTGAAGATGTGGAATCAGGGAGGAGGTAA
- the LOC7477450 gene encoding lipid phosphate phosphatase 2 isoform X2, which produces MTTMPLWDYGSLSCFKNFKSIFQDATVNRLEINANTCQSFSPIDLPLLENTSEECKVKEVQMREVRLGSGTHTVRSHGATVAKTHMHDWLMVVLLVVIEVILYLTPPFYRYVGKDMMTDLRYPLLDNTVPAWAVPMYAVLLPVVIFLVVYYRRRDVYDLHHAILGLLFSILVTAVITDSIKNAVGRPRPDFFWRCFPDGKDVYDHLGNVICHGEKSIIKEGHKSFPSGHTSCSFAGLGFLSLYLSGKLKAFDCKGHVAKLCIVFLPILAACLVAISRVDDYWHHWQDVFAGGLLGLVVATFCYLQFFPPPYHPQGWGPYAYFQERESRASAQADATVNPLNAWPMDSHVENQGDDKNGFLGLNLAGDLTTTVEDVESGRR; this is translated from the exons GATGCGACAGTCAACAGGCTGGAGATTAATGCAAATACTTGTCAGTCATTTTCACCAATTGACCTTCCACTATTAGAGAACACGAGCGAAGAG TGCAAGGTGAAGGAGGTCCAGATGAGGGAGGTCCGACTTGGTTCTGGTACACATACTGTGAGGTCCCATGGAGCTACAGTTGCAAAGACACACATGCATGATTGGCTCATGGTTGTGCTTCTTGTCGTGATAGAGGTCATCCTCTATCTTACACCTCCATTTTACCGATATGTTGGGAAGGATATGATGACAGATCTTAGATATCCTTTGTTAGATAATACAGTGCCTGCTTGGGCTGTCCCG ATGTATGCTGTTCTTTTGCCTGTGGTGATATTCCTTGTCGTCTACTATCGTAGGAGAGACGTCTATGATCTTCATCACGCCATACTTG GCCTCTTATTCTCCATTCTAGTGACAGCTGTCATTacagattcaataaaaaatgcagTTGGTCGGCCTCGACCTGATTTCTTTTGGCGTTGTTTTCCTGATGGAAAGGAT GTTTATGATCACTTGGGAAATGTGATATGTCATGGTGAGAAAAGTATCATAAAGGAAGGGCATAAGAGTTTTCCCAGCGGGCACACTTCCT GTTCCTTCGCTGGTCTGGGTTTCCTATCACTCTACTTATCTGGAAAACTAAAAGCATTTGACTGTAAGGGCCATGTTGCAAAACTATGCATTGTCTTCTTACCAATACTAGCTGCATGTCTTGTTGCCATTTCCCGAGTGGACGACTACTGGCATCATTGGCAGGATGTCTTTGCAGGAGGTCTCTTAG GACTTGTGGTCGCTACATTTTGCTATTTGCAATTCTTCCCCCCACCATATCATCCTCAAG GTTGGGGACCTTATGCTTACTTTCAGGAACGTGAGTCACGTGCCAGTGCACAAGCAGATGCTACTGTAAATCCACTCAATGCATGGCCAATGGATTCGCATGTTGAGAACCAGGGAGATGATAAAAATGGATTCTTAGGGCTAAATCTTGCAGGTGACTTGACTACGACTGTTGAAGATGTGGAATCAGGGAGGAGGTAA
- the LOC7477450 gene encoding lipid phosphate phosphatase 2 isoform X4, translating to MTTMPLWDYGSLSCFKNFKSIFQCKVKEVQMREVRLGSGTHTVRSHGATVAKTHMHDWLMVVLLVVIEVILYLTPPFYRYVGKDMMTDLRYPLLDNTVPAWAVPMYAVLLPVVIFLVVYYRRRDVYDLHHAILAGLLFSILVTAVITDSIKNAVGRPRPDFFWRCFPDGKDVYDHLGNVICHGEKSIIKEGHKSFPSGHTSCSFAGLGFLSLYLSGKLKAFDCKGHVAKLCIVFLPILAACLVAISRVDDYWHHWQDVFAGGLLGLVVATFCYLQFFPPPYHPQGWGPYAYFQERESRASAQADATVNPLNAWPMDSHVENQGDDKNGFLGLNLAGDLTTTVEDVESGRR from the exons TGCAAGGTGAAGGAGGTCCAGATGAGGGAGGTCCGACTTGGTTCTGGTACACATACTGTGAGGTCCCATGGAGCTACAGTTGCAAAGACACACATGCATGATTGGCTCATGGTTGTGCTTCTTGTCGTGATAGAGGTCATCCTCTATCTTACACCTCCATTTTACCGATATGTTGGGAAGGATATGATGACAGATCTTAGATATCCTTTGTTAGATAATACAGTGCCTGCTTGGGCTGTCCCG ATGTATGCTGTTCTTTTGCCTGTGGTGATATTCCTTGTCGTCTACTATCGTAGGAGAGACGTCTATGATCTTCATCACGCCATACTTG CAGGCCTCTTATTCTCCATTCTAGTGACAGCTGTCATTacagattcaataaaaaatgcagTTGGTCGGCCTCGACCTGATTTCTTTTGGCGTTGTTTTCCTGATGGAAAGGAT GTTTATGATCACTTGGGAAATGTGATATGTCATGGTGAGAAAAGTATCATAAAGGAAGGGCATAAGAGTTTTCCCAGCGGGCACACTTCCT GTTCCTTCGCTGGTCTGGGTTTCCTATCACTCTACTTATCTGGAAAACTAAAAGCATTTGACTGTAAGGGCCATGTTGCAAAACTATGCATTGTCTTCTTACCAATACTAGCTGCATGTCTTGTTGCCATTTCCCGAGTGGACGACTACTGGCATCATTGGCAGGATGTCTTTGCAGGAGGTCTCTTAG GACTTGTGGTCGCTACATTTTGCTATTTGCAATTCTTCCCCCCACCATATCATCCTCAAG GTTGGGGACCTTATGCTTACTTTCAGGAACGTGAGTCACGTGCCAGTGCACAAGCAGATGCTACTGTAAATCCACTCAATGCATGGCCAATGGATTCGCATGTTGAGAACCAGGGAGATGATAAAAATGGATTCTTAGGGCTAAATCTTGCAGGTGACTTGACTACGACTGTTGAAGATGTGGAATCAGGGAGGAGGTAA
- the LOC7477450 gene encoding lipid phosphate phosphatase 2 isoform X1: MTTMPLWDYGSLSCFKNFKSIFQDATVNRLEINANTCQSFSPIDLPLLENTSEECKVKEVQMREVRLGSGTHTVRSHGATVAKTHMHDWLMVVLLVVIEVILYLTPPFYRYVGKDMMTDLRYPLLDNTVPAWAVPMYAVLLPVVIFLVVYYRRRDVYDLHHAILAGLLFSILVTAVITDSIKNAVGRPRPDFFWRCFPDGKDVYDHLGNVICHGEKSIIKEGHKSFPSGHTSCSFAGLGFLSLYLSGKLKAFDCKGHVAKLCIVFLPILAACLVAISRVDDYWHHWQDVFAGGLLGLVVATFCYLQFFPPPYHPQGWGPYAYFQERESRASAQADATVNPLNAWPMDSHVENQGDDKNGFLGLNLAGDLTTTVEDVESGRR; the protein is encoded by the exons GATGCGACAGTCAACAGGCTGGAGATTAATGCAAATACTTGTCAGTCATTTTCACCAATTGACCTTCCACTATTAGAGAACACGAGCGAAGAG TGCAAGGTGAAGGAGGTCCAGATGAGGGAGGTCCGACTTGGTTCTGGTACACATACTGTGAGGTCCCATGGAGCTACAGTTGCAAAGACACACATGCATGATTGGCTCATGGTTGTGCTTCTTGTCGTGATAGAGGTCATCCTCTATCTTACACCTCCATTTTACCGATATGTTGGGAAGGATATGATGACAGATCTTAGATATCCTTTGTTAGATAATACAGTGCCTGCTTGGGCTGTCCCG ATGTATGCTGTTCTTTTGCCTGTGGTGATATTCCTTGTCGTCTACTATCGTAGGAGAGACGTCTATGATCTTCATCACGCCATACTTG CAGGCCTCTTATTCTCCATTCTAGTGACAGCTGTCATTacagattcaataaaaaatgcagTTGGTCGGCCTCGACCTGATTTCTTTTGGCGTTGTTTTCCTGATGGAAAGGAT GTTTATGATCACTTGGGAAATGTGATATGTCATGGTGAGAAAAGTATCATAAAGGAAGGGCATAAGAGTTTTCCCAGCGGGCACACTTCCT GTTCCTTCGCTGGTCTGGGTTTCCTATCACTCTACTTATCTGGAAAACTAAAAGCATTTGACTGTAAGGGCCATGTTGCAAAACTATGCATTGTCTTCTTACCAATACTAGCTGCATGTCTTGTTGCCATTTCCCGAGTGGACGACTACTGGCATCATTGGCAGGATGTCTTTGCAGGAGGTCTCTTAG GACTTGTGGTCGCTACATTTTGCTATTTGCAATTCTTCCCCCCACCATATCATCCTCAAG GTTGGGGACCTTATGCTTACTTTCAGGAACGTGAGTCACGTGCCAGTGCACAAGCAGATGCTACTGTAAATCCACTCAATGCATGGCCAATGGATTCGCATGTTGAGAACCAGGGAGATGATAAAAATGGATTCTTAGGGCTAAATCTTGCAGGTGACTTGACTACGACTGTTGAAGATGTGGAATCAGGGAGGAGGTAA